In one window of Desulfovibrio inopinatus DSM 10711 DNA:
- a CDS encoding response regulator: MKSILLVDDEPLVLSGIRRSLFGLLDDIDILTAGSGAEALDILAQENVDVIITDMRMPGMDGGELLIHVKELYPQTVRIILSGYTDKQYIMRTVGPAHRFLAKPCSDDELLSTLNQATALRELLKDKTLQNIVHKTDTLPTPPELYTQIIAEASRDDADLGRIAKIVSQDMAMTASLLKLVNSAFFGFPRSVVTPKEAVTLLGVDVIQGLVLTAHFIKEFNTTQFPFFNPSDLETHCLMTARLARLIYERHNNDSVLIQMSFLAGMLHDIGKLILATAIPDEYAKVISASRENNRALLSMEYELLGFSHAHVGGYLLGLWGLPGQVVDAVAFHHEPDSTETSFTPTLAVHIANVFDHELRVVHAEYATPIFNDNALARAGVAPNIDADREACLSLLPEE; encoded by the coding sequence ATGAAAAGCATTCTTCTCGTCGATGATGAACCATTGGTTCTCTCCGGCATTCGACGATCCTTGTTTGGCTTGCTTGACGATATCGATATATTGACAGCCGGAAGCGGTGCCGAAGCGCTTGATATCCTGGCTCAAGAAAATGTGGACGTCATTATTACCGACATGCGCATGCCCGGTATGGATGGCGGTGAACTCTTGATCCATGTTAAGGAACTCTATCCTCAAACTGTACGCATTATCCTCTCAGGATATACAGACAAACAATATATAATGCGTACAGTCGGACCAGCCCACCGTTTTTTGGCAAAGCCCTGTTCCGATGACGAGCTTCTCTCTACGTTGAATCAAGCAACGGCTCTCCGAGAACTCCTCAAAGACAAAACTCTACAGAATATTGTTCATAAAACAGATACATTACCGACACCACCTGAACTCTATACACAAATTATTGCCGAAGCCAGCCGAGACGATGCCGACTTAGGTCGCATTGCTAAAATTGTCAGTCAGGACATGGCGATGACCGCAAGCTTACTCAAGCTTGTGAATTCGGCCTTTTTCGGCTTTCCTCGTTCCGTTGTCACCCCCAAGGAAGCTGTCACACTCCTTGGGGTCGATGTTATTCAAGGACTGGTCTTAACGGCTCACTTCATCAAAGAATTCAATACAACCCAATTTCCATTTTTCAATCCCAGTGACCTGGAAACGCACTGCCTCATGACGGCCCGTCTCGCCAGGCTCATTTACGAACGCCATAATAACGATTCCGTCTTGATACAAATGTCCTTCTTAGCTGGAATGTTGCACGACATTGGCAAACTTATCCTTGCAACCGCCATACCTGATGAATATGCGAAAGTCATTTCGGCAAGTCGAGAAAACAACCGGGCATTGCTTTCCATGGAATATGAGCTGCTTGGTTTTTCACACGCTCATGTCGGTGGCTATCTCCTCGGATTATGGGGTTTACCCGGCCAAGTTGTCGATGCCGTTGCCTTTCACCATGAACCCGATTCTACCGAGACGTCCTTCACCCCAACGTTGGCCGTTCATATTGCCAATGTCTTTGATCATGAACTGCGGGTTGTCCATGCCGAATATGCCACGCCGATCTTCAACGACAATGCACTCGCCCGCGCAGGTGTCGCCCCAAATATAGATGCTGACCGGGAAGCATGTCTCAGCTTGTTGCCTGAAGAGTGA